Proteins encoded in a region of the Tripterygium wilfordii isolate XIE 37 chromosome 21, ASM1340144v1, whole genome shotgun sequence genome:
- the LOC119989237 gene encoding glycerophosphodiester phosphodiesterase GDPDL3-like, whose protein sequence is MSCCRQSPAMCRPLAFSSLLAVLALQTVAVALVAAQGSSGGSPWQTLSGNPPLVIARGGFSGLFPDSSFNAYGLTMLTSVPDVVLWCDVQLTKDGVGICAPNVNIKNSTGIEQVFKDQAKSYLVNGVPTQGYFSVDYTMNDLANVSLIQGIFSRSDKFDGNRFPILTVEDVAGQMKPQGFWLNIQHDAFFTQHNLSMRSYVLSVSRRVVVNYISSPEVGFLRSIASRFNPRITKLVFRFLGPNEVEPSTNQTYDTLLNNLTFIKTFSSGILIPKYYIWPVDASLYIQPYTPVVLNAHKEGLEVFASDFANDLTLSYNYSYDPASEYLSYIDNGDFSVDGVLSDFPITPSVARDCFSHQGKNASEQVNLLVISKNGASGDYPGCTDLAYQKAVSDGVDVIDCPVQMSKDGIPFCLGSINLGDATNVLQSNFTTLSSTIPEIQPGSGIFSFSLSWSQIQSLSPIISNPHKNYSLFRNPKFRDAGKFLTLSDFLALAKNSNSLSGILISIENAAYLIEKHDLRVTDAVLDTLSKSGYANETSIKVMIQSTSSSVLKNLTEKSDYELVYKVDENIRDATDATVEDIKKFANSVVVGKTSVFPESRSFIIGQTNTVEKLQSFKLPVYVETFQNEFVSQAWDFYSDATVEINSYVEGAGINGVITEFPLTSARYKRNRCLGSKTLPNYMSPVEPGGLMQVIALASMPPAEAPNPVLTEKDVTEPPLPSYEAPTSSLGGGGPVAPTPPNRQPKTTTCLFSSNFALLLSTLLLFLKL, encoded by the exons ATGAGTTGCTGCCGTCAGTCTCCGGCAATGTGTAGGCCACTCGCTTTCAGTTCCTTACTAGCCGTACTTGCTCTACAAACGGTCGCAGTAGCTCTGGTTGCTGCTCAAGGATCTAGTGGTGGCAGTCCATGGCAGACACTGAGCG GGAATCCGCCTTTAGTTATAGCACGTGGTGGATTTTCTGGATTATTTCCAGATTCTAGCTTTAATGCTTACGGTTTGACAATGCTTACCAGTGTACCAGATGTAGTCTTGTGGTGTGATGTACAACTGACCAAAGATGGAGTTGGGATTTGTGCTCCTAATGTGAACATAAAAAATTCTACCGGCATTGAACAAGTGTTCAAAGATCAAGCAAAGTCTTACCTGGTTAACGGGGTGCCTACGCAAGGATATTTTTCTGTGGATTACACCATGAATGACCTTGCAAATGTATCTT TAATTCAAGGAATTTTCTCTCGATCGGATAAATTTGACGGCAACAGATTTCCAATTCTCACTGTTGAGGATGTGGCTGGGCAAATGAAGCCACAGGGATTTTGGTTGAATATTCAG CATGATGCATTCTTCACTCAGCATAATTTGAGTATGAGAAGTTATGTTCTCTCTGTCTCTAGGAGAGTGGTTGTTAACTATATTTCATCACCAGAAGTGGGGTTCTTGAGGAGTATTGCATCACGTTTTAACCCTAGAATTACAAAGCTGGTGTTCCGGTTTCTAGGGCCAAATGAAGTTGAACCTTCAACCAACCAGACTTATGATACTCTATTAAACAATCTAACATTTATCAAGACATTTTCCTCTGGAATTCTTATCCCAAAGTATTACATATGGCCGGTAGATGCAAGTCTTTACATCCAACCTTACACCCCTGTTGTCTTGAATGCTCACAAAGAAGGGCTAGAAGTCTTTGCATCAGATTTTGCGAATGACTTGACATTAAGCTATAATTACAGTTACGATCCAGCATCCGAGTATCTATCTTACATTGATAATGGTGACTTCTCTGTGGATGGGGTGCTGTCTGATTTCCCAATAACTCCTTCCGTAGCTAGAG ATTGTTTTTCTCATCAAGGCAAGAATGCTTCTGAACAAG TGAACCTTTTGGTTATATCAAAAAATGGTGCAAGTGGAGACTATCCTGGCTGTACTGACCTGGCTTACCAGAAGGCTGTTTCAGATGGTGTTGATGTTATCGACTGTCCTGTTCAAATGTCAAAGGATGGAATACCATTTTGCCTAGGCTCTATAAATCTCGGTGATGCCACAAATGTGTTACAGTCAAATTTCACCACACTGTCATCTACAATTCCGGAGATTCAGCCTGGTAGTGGAATATTTTCCTTTAGCCTATCATGGAGTCAGATACAGAGCTTGTCAC CGATCATATCAAACCCACATAAAAATTATAGCTTGTTCCGGAATCCCAAGTTCAGAGATGCAGGGAAGTTTCTGACATTGTCTGATTTCTTGGCATTGGCAAAGAATTCAAACTCTCTTTCTGGCATCTTGATTAGCATTGAG AACGCAGCCTATCTTATAGAGAAGCATGATTTACGGGTGACTGATGCAGTACTTGACACCTTAAGCAAAAGTGGTTATGCTAATGAGACATCTATCAAAGTTATGATCCAGTCCACCAGCAGCTCTGTTCTAAAGAACCTTACCGAGAAAAGTGATTATGAGCTCGTTTACAAGGTTGATGAAAATATTCGTGATGCCACTGATGCAACCGTTGAGGACATCAAGAAGTTTGCTAATTCTGTGGTTGTTGGCAAAACCTCTGTCTTCCCTGAGAGTCGGTCATTCATTATTGGTCAGACAAACACTGTGGAGAAGCTACAGTCATTTAAGCTCCCTGTTTACGTTGAAACTTTCCAAAATGAGTTCGTATCTCAAGCTTGGGATTTCTACTCAGATGCAACTGTTGAGATCAATTCATATGTTGAAGGAGCTGGTATTAATGGTGTTATCACTGAATTTCCTCTGACATCTGCTAGATACAAAA GAAACAGGTGTTTGGGCAGCAAAACCCTTCCTAATTACATGAGTCCTGTTGAACCTGGTGGTCTCATGCAAGTGATTGCATTAGCATCCATGCCACCAGCTGAGGCTCCCAATCCAGTGCTCACAGAAAAAGATGTTACGGAACCGCCTTTGCCATCTTATGAAGCCCCAACATCCAGCCTAGGCGGAGGTGGACCAGTAGCTCCTACACCACCGAACCGACAACCCAAGACAACAACATGCTTGTTCAGTTCAAATTTTGCATTGCTCCTCTCCACTCTGTTACTATTTTTGAAACTGTAA
- the LOC119987769 gene encoding receptor-like protein 6, whose protein sequence is MMCHWLYLFFLLSNLQFISSFFAHTSTHMCPHDQSIALLEFKNTFSIQQYAASSICDYYGVSYPKTESWKEGVDCCTWDGVSCDIITGQVIGLDLSCSRLEGTLSSNNSLFLLTHLQHLNLAFNDFSNSRIPPEFGRFKSLTHLNLSFSWFSGQVPSEISYLSSLISLDLSLSFDLELEAPALRKFVQNFTIIQELRLYYVNMSSVSASYLVNLSSSLTSLDLRECGLQGEFPENILYLPKLQSLALSAREGLTIVLPKSNWSTPLRNLELRHMPFTGRFPKAINNLLSLEHLTLWNCSLTGLIDASIWNLTQLRSLNLGFNNLSEIPSSLTNLTQLEFLSLRHNLLLGSSSIPNLSNLSKLVVLDLGFNFLNGTIPSWLYTLPSLHTLYLHNNQFTGPIGEFEHKSLEVLILRNNKLHGFVPRSIFDFVNLISLDLSSNNLSGLIELDMFSKLSNLRSLDLSYNNLLVTNNIKYNYSLPKLTYLSLASCNLTEFPNFLGGSKYMDNLDLSNNRIRGQVPQWMWEVGRESMYYLNLSHNHLTDIGKLPWKSLEFLDIQSNMLQGPLLVPQFNIVVFLISNNKLSGEIPHLICNASGIEILNLSQNRLSGTIPECIGNFSRNLEVLDLSRNTFHGKIPKSFADGSILKTLNFNGNRFEGILSRSIANCKMLEVLDLGNNKINDTFPHWLLTLQELKVVILRSNRFHGPIHDHENNPLLPISLQIFDIANNAFSGPLPTNYIKNLKAMMDTGDGTNSLQYVGGATVGSYYQDSVSVCMKGLEYKLVKIISTFKTIDFSNNKFEGDIPEVIGKLTALKGLNISNNMIGGHIRSSLGNLTGLEWLDLSFNKLIGEIPGELTSLTFLAKLNLSNNKLEGPIPKGKQFNTFDNSSYEGNLGLCGFPLSMTCGNDDENTQSPPLASLLNEEDDNASGFDWKIVAMGYGTGLVIGLSIGYIEAYDAIRELSDPDLQDRFICSMILQ, encoded by the exons ATGATGTGCCATTGGCTCTACCTCTTTTTCTTGCTTTCCAATCTTCAGtttatttcatctttttttgcTCACACTTCCACTCATATGTGCCCTCATGACCAGAGCATTGCCCTACTAGAATTCAAGAACACATTTTCAATACAACAATATGCAGCTTCCTCAATTTGTGATTATTATGGAGTTTCTTACCCAAAGACTGAGTCCTGGAAAGAaggtgtggactgttgtacatgGGATGGGGTTAGTTGTGATATTATCACTGGTCAAGTGATTGGTCTTGACCTCAGTTGCAGTAGGCTTGAGGGCACGTTATCTTCCAACAACAGCCTCTTCCTCCTCACACACCTTCAACATCTCAATCTTGCTTTTAATGACTTTTCAAACTCTAGGATTCCTCCTGAGTTCGGCCGATTCAAGAGTTTGACACATCTTAACCTCAGTTTTTCCTGGTTTTCAGGCCAAGTCCCATCAGAGATCTCCTATCTATCCAGTTTGATTTCTCTTgatctctctctttcatttGATTTGGAGCTTGAAGCACCTGCACTGAGAAAGTTTGTTCAGAATTTTACAATTATCCAAGAACTTCGCCTTTACTATGTTAACATGTCCTCAGTTAGTGCAAGTTACTTGGTGAATCTCTCTTCCTCACTAACATCTCTCGATCTTCGTGAATGTGGATTGCAAGGAGAATTCCCAGAAAACATTCTCTACCTGCCAAAGCTTCAGTCACTCGCTTTATCGGCTAGGGAAGGCCTCACTATTGTTCTTCCAAAGTCTAATTGGAGCACTCCTCTCAGGAACTTAGAACTCCGACACATGCCTTTCACAGGCCGATTTCCAAAAGCAATCAACAATTTGTTGTCCTTGGAGCATTTGACTCTTTGGAACTGCAGTTTGACAGGATTGATTGATGCCTCTATTTGGAACCTTACGCAACTCAGAAGTTTGAACCTCGGATTCAACAATCTTAGTGAGATTCCATCTTCACTTACAAACCTCACACAACTAGAATTTTTATCCCTTCGACATAATCTACTGTTAGGCTCCAGCTCCATTCCTAACTTGTCAAATCTTTCAAAACTAGTTGTCCTAGACTTGGGTTTTAACTTTCTAAATGGTACCATTCCATCTTGGTTGTATACCCTTCCATCATTGCATACTTTGTACCTTCATAATAACCAGTTTACTGGTCCTATCGGTGAATTTGAGCATAAATCCTTAGAAGTCCTCATTTTAAGAAATAACAAGTTGCACGGATTTGTTCCAAGATCTATCTTTGATTTCGTTAACCTTATTTCTCTTGACCTGTCATCAAATAACTTGAGTGGTTTGATAGAGTTGGACATGTTCTCAAAGCTCTCGAATCTTCGATCTCTTGATCTTTCATATAACAATCTATTAGTAACCAATAACATCAAATACAATTATTCATTACCCAAGTTGACATATTTGTCTCTCGCCTCCTGCAACTTAACCGAATTTCCTAATTTCTTGGGAGGCTCAAAATATATGGACAACTTAGACCTTTCCAACAATAGGATTCGTGGGCAAGTTCCTCAATGGATGTGGGAGGTGGGGAGGGAATCAATGTATTATTTAAATCTTTCTCACAACCATCTAACTGATATAGGGAAACTTCCATGGAAGTCTCTTGAATTTCTTGACATTCAATCCAACATGCTTCAAGGACCATTACTAGTTCCGCAGTTTAACATCGTTGTTTTCCTCATCTCAAACAATAAATTGAGTGGAGAGATACCACATTTGATCTGCAATGCTAGTGGTATTGAAATACTTAATCTTTCACAAAATAGGTTATCTGGGACTATTCCAGAGTGCATTGGAAACTTTAGCAGAAACCTAGAAGTGTTGGATTTATCGAGGAATACATTTCACGGGAAAATCCCAAAAAGCTTTGCAGATGGCAGCATCTTGAAAACTCTCAACTTCAATGGAAATCGATTTGAAGGGATTTTGTCAAGATCAATTGCGAATTGTAAAATGCTGGAAGTTCTTGATCTTGGCAACAACAAGATAAATGATACATTCCCCCATTGGTTGCTCACTCTCCAAGAACTGAAAGTCGTTATTCTAAGGTCCAATAGATTTCATGGTCCCATTCATGATCATGAGAACAATCCTCTTTTGCCTATATCTTTACAGATATTTGATATTGCAAATAATGCATTTTCCGGTCCTTTGCCAACAAATTATATCAAGAATCTGAAGGCCATGATGGATACTGGAGATGGTACAAACAGTCTGCAATATGTTGGAGGTGCAACGGTGGGTTCGTATTATCAAGATTCTGTGTCTGTGTGCATGAAAGGGCTAGAGTACAAGCTGGTAAAAATTATATCAACATTCAAGACCATTGATTTCTCAAACAACAAGTTTGAAGGAGATATTCCAGAAGTAATTGGAAAGCTTACAGCTCTTAAAGGCCTCAACATTTCAAATAACATGATTGGAGGTCACATTAGATCATCATTGGGAAATTTGACAGGTCTTGAATGGTTAGATCTCTCTTTCAACAAGCTAATAGGGGAGATTCCTGGAGAATTGACAAGTCTAACCTTTCTAGCAAAGTTAAATCTATCAAATAACAAGCTTGAAGGACCCATACCGAAGGGCAAACAGTTCAACACATTTGACAACAGTTCCTATGAAGGGAACCTGGGTTTATGTGGATTTCCATTGTCAATGACATGTGGAAATGATGATGAGAATACACAGTCACCACCACTAGCTTCACTTCTCAACGAAGAGGATGACAATGCAAGTGGGTTTGATTGGAAAATTGTGGCGATGGGTTATGGTACTGGACTAGTGATTGGATTGTCTATTGGATACATC GAAGCATATGATGCCATAAGAGAATTAAGCGATCCAGATTTACAAGACCGATTCATCTGCAGTATGATATTGCAATAG